Proteins co-encoded in one Aspergillus luchuensis IFO 4308 DNA, chromosome 6, nearly complete sequence genomic window:
- a CDS encoding putative mRNA splicing factor RNA helicase (Cdc28) (COG:A;~EggNog:ENOG410PH2K;~InterPro:IPR011709,IPR027417,IPR001650,IPR014001, IPR007502,IPR011545,IPR002464;~PFAM:PF04408,PF00270,PF07717,PF00271;~go_function: GO:0003676 - nucleic acid binding [Evidence IEA];~go_function: GO:0004386 - helicase activity [Evidence IEA];~go_function: GO:0005524 - ATP binding [Evidence IEA]), with product MDHRTFVSDSLLRLTNASDPTVVDFVLATASSAKSASALQDKLLPFLDGSSDDIGSFCGELYRRVGVRAGSSATSANVATKERSDAASSKKKYRLLEMEEDDVPEARGSLGPANVEAERDRRRRRDKDRSTGRSGKDSESGRSRWEKDDSRKRDRSREEESRDRPRTKKVRRRNADDFDDRWGDEEIPEDELYEDEEQTGDFEESPSKRTRLEDGSASPRSNASEELDPETKKEQDRKRDLEERDEFAKRLAKKDDGKTKKIVEDRTRSGEAARRRALADDASARAAVMPDLRMRSRQEYLKKRETERLALLRRQVAEETAELRDNPHLTRKEKEEFARNREVLRIAEERLRIDDYRDGYMMPEDYITEKGKIDRKKKEDALYKRYVDRDDAGQERFITEHEEWEMEQTAKAKAQINRAEFVDEGDYEYVFDDSQKINFVVDAKMEGTRKPMTQEQRRLQEQIDAAEKKAQSMEDTRKSLPIYQFRDQIIQAVHDHQVLIIVGETGSGKTTQIPQYLHEAGFTKGGMKVGCTQPRRVAAMSVASRVAEEMGVKLGNEVGYAIRFEDNTSDKTVLKYMTDGMLLRELLTEPDLGQYSALMIDEAHERTVPTDIACGLLKDIAKARPDLKLLISSATMDAQKFQQYFDDAPIFNIPGRRYPVDIHYTSQPEANYLAAAITTVFQIHVTQGPGDILVFLTGQEEIEAAEQSLQETSRKLGNKIPEMIICPIYANLPSELQTKIFEPTPPKARKVVLATNIAETSLTIDGIVYVIDPGFVKENVFNPRTGMESLVVTPCSRASANQRAGRAGRVGPGKCFRLYTKWAYYNELEESTTPEIQRTNLSSVILMLKSLGIDQLLDFDFMDPPPAETIIRALEQLYALGALNDRGELTKIGRQMAEFPTDPMLAKAILAADKYGCVEEVLSIVSMLGEASALFFRPKDKKIHADSARNRFTIKDGGDHLTLLNIWNQWVDSDFSYVWAKENFLQQRSLTRARDVRDQLAKLCDRVEVSVSTCGSNNLQPIQKAITAGFFPNAARLQRGGDSYRTVKNGQTVYLHPSSTLFEVNPRWVIYFELVLTSKEYMRSNMPLQAEWLVEVAPHYYKKKDLETLGLEKKMAKGQGAAGEKSRN from the coding sequence ATGGATCATCGAACATTCGTGTCGGattctctcctccgccttaCAAACGCGTCGGACCCTACCGTCGTCGACTTCGTGCTTGCCACCGCCAGTTCCGCCAAGTCAGCCTCCGCTTTGCAAGACAAGCTGCTCCCTTTTCTGGACGGTAGCTCCGACGACATTGGTTCGTTTTGCGGCGAACTTTACAGACGGGTTGGGGTAAGAGCCGGGTCCAGCGCTACTAGTGCCAATGTAGCAACCAAAGAGCGCAGTGATGCTGCTtcatcaaagaagaaataccgactgctggagatggaggaggatgacgtaCCCGAGGCTCGAGGGTCACTAGGCCCTGCGAATGTTGAGGCCGAACGGGACAGACGGCGACGCAGAGATAAAGATCGGAGCACTGGAAGAAGCGGCAAGGACAGCGAGAGCGGTCGCAGCCGctgggagaaggatgatagTCGCAAACGCGATCGTAGTCGGGAAGAGGAATCTCGCGACCGGCCCCGCACAAAGAAGGTACGGCGACGGAATGCCGATGACTTTGATGATCGctggggagatgaggagataCCTGAAGATGAGCTatacgaggatgaggagcagACGGGTGATTTTGAGGAGTCGCCTTCCAAACGGACTCGGTTGGAGGATGGGTCGGCGTCGCCGCGGTCGAATGCCTCCGAGGAATTGGACCCAGAGACGAAGAAGGAACAAGACCGGAAACGCGACCTGGAGGAACGAGATGAGTTTGCGAAACGCCTTGctaagaaggatgatggcaagacgaagaagatcgtCGAGGATCGGACAAGGTCTGGTGAGGCTGCGCGGCGACGAGCATTGGCAGATGATGCGTCTGCGCGGGCGGCTGTCATGCCTGACTTAAGGATGCGCTCGCGACAGGAGTATTTGAAAAAACGTGAGACGGAGCGCTTGGCCCTCTTGCGCAGACAGGTCGCCGAGGAGACGGCAGAGTTGCGTGATAATCCCCATTTGACccgcaaggagaaggaggagttcGCGCGTAACCGAGAAGTTCTGCGGATTGCGGAGGAGCGGTTGCGGATTGATGACTATCGCGATGGTTATATGATGCCCGAGGACTATATCACAGAGAAGGGCAAAATCgatcggaagaagaaggaagacgcgCTCTACAAGCGTTATGTGGATCGCGATGACGCTGGTCAGGAGCGGTTCATTACGGAGCACGAAGAATGGGAGATGGAGCAGACAGCCAAGGCTAAGGCACAGATCAACCGGGCCGAATTCGTTGACGAGGGCGACTATGAGTACGTGTTTGACGATTCGCAGAAGATCAACTTCGTTGTGGATGCCAAGATGGAAGGCACTCGAAAGCCTATGACGCAGGAGCAGCGCAGGCTTCAAGAGCAGATTGATgcggccgagaagaaggcacAGTCGATGGAGGACACGCGGAAGAGCCTGCCCATCTACCAATTCCGAGATCAGATCATCCAGGCAGTGCACGACCATCAAGTCTTGATTATCGTGGGAGAGACTGGTTCGGGTAAGACGACGCAGATTCCGCAGTACCTTCATGAGGCTGGATTCACCAAGGGCGGCATGAAGGTCGGATGTACACAACCGCGTCGGGTTGCTGCCATGAGTGTGGCTTCTCGAGTGGCGGAAGAGATGGGGGTGAAGCTGGGGAACGAGGTTGGCTATGCCATTCGATTCGAGGACAACACCAGCGACAAGACCGTGCTCAAGTACATGACGGATGGTATGTTGCTGCGTGAGCTTTTGACGGAGCCCGATCTCGGCCAGTACTCtgcattgatgattgatgaggcGCACGAGCGAACGGTGCCCACGGATATTGCCTGTGGTCTCTTGAAGGATATTGCGAAGGCACGGCCAGATCTCAAACTGCtgatctcctccgccacgaTGGATGCACAGAAGTTCCAGCAGTATTTCGACGACGCTCCGATCTTCAACATCCCCGGTCGTCGGTACCCCGTTGATATCCACTACACATCTCAGCCGGAAGCGAATTACCTGGCTGCGGCCATCACGACGGTCTTCCAAATTCATGTCACTCAGGGTCCTGGAGATATACTGGTTTTCTTGACAGGTCAAGAAGAGATTGAGGCGGCGGAACAGAGTCTCCAGGAAACATCGCGAAAATTAGGGAATAAAATACCCGAAATGATCATATGTCCAATCTACGCAAACCTTCCGTCTGAGCTACAGACTAAGATCTTCGAGCCGACGCCGCCAAAGGCACGGAAGGTCGTGCTGGCAACGAACATTGCTGAAACCAGTTTGACTATCGATGGCATTGTCTACGTGATTGACCCAGGCTTTGTCAAGGAGAACGTCTTCAACCCGCGGACGGGTATGGAAAGTTTAGTTGTGACTCCCTGCTCGCGAGCTTCCGCTAACCAAAGAGCCGGTCGTGCTGGACGTGTCGGTCCTGGCAAGTGTTTCCGACTCTATACTAAGTGGGCTTACTACAATGAGTTGGAGGAAAGCACAACGCCCGAGATCCAACGGACCAACCTGAGCAGTGTCATTTTGATGCTGAAGTCCCTGGGAATTGACCAGCTGTTGGACTTCGACTTCATGGACCCTCCTCCGGCAGAGACAATCATTCGTGCCCTGGAGCAGCTATATGCGTTGGGGGCGCTGAACGATCGAGGCGAGCTGACCAAGATCGGGCGACAGATGGCCGAATTCCCAACGGATCCCATGCTGGCCAAGGCGATTCTAGCAGCCGACAAGTACGGCTGCGTGGAAGAAGTGCTGTCCATCGTGTCGATGTTGGGCGAGGCGAGTgcgctcttcttccgacccaaggacaagaagatccACGCGGACAGCGCGCGGAATCGCTTCACCATCAAAGATGGCGGCGATCATCTCACGTTGCTCAATATCTGGAATCAATGGGTTGACTCCGACTTCAGCTATGTCTGGGCCAAGGAGAACTTCCTCCAGCAACGGAGTCTGACACGGGCGCGCGATGTCCGCGACCAGCTCGCGAAGCTATGCGATCGAGTCGAGGTTTCTGTGAGCACTTGCGGCTCTAACAATCTGCAGCCGATCCAGAAGGCCATTACGGCCGGATTCTTCCCCAACGCGGCGCGACTGCAGCGTGGTGGCGACAGCTATCGCACAGTGAAGAATGGACAGACGGTGTACCTCCACCCATCCAGCACGCTGTTTGAAGTCAACCCACGGTGGGTGATCTACTTCGAGCTGGTGCTGACCAGCAAGGAGTACATGCGTAGCAACATGCCATTGCAGGCGGAGTGGCTGGTCGAGGTGGCGCCACACTAttacaagaagaaggatctgGAAACGCTGggattggagaagaagatggcgaaggGGCAAGGCGCGGCGGGCGAAAAGAGTCGGAATTGA
- a CDS encoding cytochrome b5-like heme/steroid binding domain-containing protein (COG:C;~EggNog:ENOG410QDBR;~InterPro:IPR036400,IPR018506,IPR001199;~PFAM:PF00173;~go_function: GO:0020037 - heme binding [Evidence IEA]), which translates to MSQTFTPADVSTHNNPDKGMYIIIDNSVYDVTKFVDEHPGGAKILKRVAGKDASKQFWKYHNEGVLKKYTPKLKIGEVKEAAKL; encoded by the exons atgtCCCAAACATTCACCCCGGCCGACGTATCCACGCACAACAATCCCGACAAGGGAAtgtacatcatcatcgacaacaGCGTCTACGACGTCACCAAGTTCGTCGATGAGCATCCCGGTGGCGCGAAGATCTTGAAAAGGGTAGCGGGAAAGGATGCTTCGAAGCAGTTTTGGAAG TATCACAATGAGGGCGTGCTGAAGAAGTATACGCCCAAGTTGAAGATTGGGGAGGTTAAGGAGGCGGCGAAGCTGTGA